The following coding sequences lie in one Microvirga sp. 17 mud 1-3 genomic window:
- a CDS encoding sensor domain-containing diguanylate cyclase, with protein MNFIAGAIAIGILALSVHGLWSERQEVWREAEQTSRNLLMTLTRDIGGNVSAIDLALKGVVEGFGYRGFSRLPPEIQHRILFDRAVSASFTGSILLLDEAGNLIADGGSVLAPRNLNFANDEFFRAHKEQSFIGLYVSHPYTSKIRTGKLSLAFSRRLSHPDGKFIGVVAAEVGLDDVQSMLKGLDVGPRGSISLFLSDGTLLMRHPYSEREIGRRFGDSANFRRFLQDGSGSFEGVAAIDQVRRQYTYDRIGEFPLVLTVSQSVQDILASWWRRALVLAAIAGVLCLALARLIVLFWRELGRRTKAEMELERLARSDGLTGLPNRRAFDEFYEREWRQAIRSGSPLSLLFVDVDFFKSYNDYYGHMKGDGVLCTVAITIDAALRRPRDFAARYGGEEFIIVLPETDLSAAYALAETIRTGVMNLGIEHEPSFFRTATVSIGAAGAWPVQGSSRDILLEAADSALYRAKAAGRNCIRVSEKSLVDALPPSTTRM; from the coding sequence TTGAACTTCATAGCCGGAGCAATTGCCATCGGCATTCTGGCTTTGTCGGTTCACGGGCTCTGGAGCGAGCGTCAAGAGGTTTGGCGAGAAGCCGAGCAGACTTCGCGGAACCTGCTGATGACCTTGACCCGGGACATCGGAGGCAACGTGAGCGCAATTGATCTTGCGTTAAAGGGAGTTGTCGAGGGCTTCGGATACCGCGGCTTCTCGAGATTGCCCCCCGAGATCCAACATAGAATTTTGTTCGACCGGGCTGTTTCGGCTAGTTTTACCGGCTCCATTCTGCTCCTCGACGAAGCCGGAAATCTCATCGCCGATGGAGGATCAGTGCTTGCGCCGAGAAATCTCAATTTCGCAAACGATGAATTCTTCAGGGCCCACAAGGAGCAATCCTTCATTGGGCTTTACGTCAGTCATCCCTATACGAGCAAGATCAGGACAGGGAAACTCAGCCTCGCCTTCAGCCGACGCCTCTCACATCCGGATGGAAAATTCATCGGTGTTGTCGCGGCCGAAGTCGGATTGGACGACGTCCAAAGCATGCTGAAAGGGCTGGACGTCGGCCCAAGGGGATCGATATCCCTGTTTCTAAGTGACGGTACTTTGCTCATGCGACATCCCTATAGCGAGCGCGAGATCGGCCGTCGCTTTGGTGACTCGGCGAATTTCCGTCGCTTTCTTCAAGACGGTTCCGGCAGCTTCGAGGGAGTCGCGGCGATCGATCAGGTCCGCCGCCAATATACGTATGATAGGATCGGTGAGTTTCCTCTTGTCCTGACCGTATCTCAATCCGTTCAAGATATCCTGGCGTCTTGGTGGCGAAGGGCTCTTGTTCTGGCGGCAATTGCGGGTGTTCTCTGCTTGGCTCTGGCAAGGTTGATCGTGTTGTTCTGGCGGGAATTGGGTCGGCGAACGAAAGCCGAAATGGAGCTGGAGCGACTTGCCCGATCGGATGGCCTGACCGGTCTTCCAAATCGACGGGCTTTTGATGAATTCTATGAGCGCGAATGGCGACAGGCGATCCGCTCGGGATCTCCTCTCTCGCTACTTTTCGTCGATGTGGATTTCTTCAAAAGCTATAACGATTATTATGGGCACATGAAGGGGGACGGTGTGCTCTGCACCGTCGCCATAACGATCGATGCAGCTCTTCGTCGCCCTCGAGATTTTGCAGCCCGCTATGGCGGCGAAGAGTTCATCATTGTCCTTCCCGAAACGGATCTGTCCGCAGCCTATGCTCTGGCAGAGACGATCCGAACGGGCGTTATGAATCTGGGGATAGAGCATGAACCAAGCTTCTTCCGTACGGCGACGGTGAGCATCGGCGCAGCGGGAGCTTGGCCTGTGCAGGGCAGCAGCCGAGATATTCTCCTTGAGGCTGCGGATTCTGCGCTCTATCGCGCAAAGGCTGCCGGACGAAACTGCATTCGGGTTTCAGAGAAGAGTTTGGTTGATGCGCTGCCACCGTCGACAACGAGGATGTAG